A single Phragmites australis chromosome 4, lpPhrAust1.1, whole genome shotgun sequence DNA region contains:
- the LOC133916603 gene encoding LOW QUALITY PROTEIN: wall-associated receptor kinase-like 14 (The sequence of the model RefSeq protein was modified relative to this genomic sequence to represent the inferred CDS: inserted 2 bases in 1 codon), with amino-acid sequence MRGTATALLLLPWLLLHAAAAGGGGSGCYARSCGGMTVQYPFGFSSGCEIPLGCDHTDGTAWVGPRELGLLVHNITASALVIALRPDCSRWLNASVEALFSDNYAPGSLNALVVSSCSHAAGTTNCTIPPGNYLDSSSHCGAAESILCVPPSPPSNDVSAVHRFLNRTEMRTLGSECNGLVSAVSCSDTPAPSLLLSALQLEWWVLGPCGCSPHANCTRVTTPAEKDAFRCECLEGFEGDGFAHGAGCRRVPKCNPSKYLPGICGKTVQIALLMAGIIFGGMVTGVTCLVYHLLKRRSASIRSKRSTKQLLSEASCAVPFYSYREIERATSGFSEDQRLGTGAYGTVYAGRLSDNRLVAVKRIKQRDNAGLDGVMNEVKLVSCVSHSNLVRLLGCCIEQGQQILVYEFMPNGTLAEHLQRERGPAAMPWTVRLRIAAETAKAIAYLHSEVHPPIYHRDIKSSNILLDYEYNSKVADFGLSRMGKTSLDSSHISTAPQGTPGYVDPQYHQNFHLSDKSDVYSFGVVLVEIITAMKAVDFTRVPSEVILAQFAVDRIGRGCVDDIVDPYLDPHRDAWTLSSIHKVAELAFRCLAFHSEMRPSMAEVADELEQIQLSGWAPSADNAFMSTTSSFCSSALSTSGTDRSCGTGRSRTEAAAAAXAVNAVVAQETTKGAVESPVSVQERWFNERTSPSSNSLLGNCALH; translated from the exons ATGCGGGGTACGGCGACGGCGCTGCTGCTCCTGCCGTGGCTGCTTCTGCATGCGGCAGCCGCGGGCGGCGGGGGCAGCGGGTGCTACGCGCGGAGCTGCGGGGGCATGACGGTGCAGTACCCGTTCGGCTTCTCCTCCGGCTGCGAGATACCGCTCGGGTGCGACCACACGGACGGCACCGCGTGGGTCGGGCCGCGCGAGCTGGGCCTGCTCGTGCACAACATCACGGCGAGCGCGCTCGTCATCGCCCTGCGACCCGACTGCTCCCGCTGGCTGAACGCCTCCGTCGAGGCGCTCTTCTCGGACAACTACGCGCCCGGCTCGCTGAACGCGCTTGTCGTTAGCTCGTGCAGCCACGCCGCCGGCACCACCAACTGTACCATCCCGCCCGGCAACTACCTCGACAGCTCGTCCCACTGCGGCGCCGCCGAGTCCATCCTCTGCGTCCCGCCATCACCGCCCAGCAATGACGTCAGCGCGGTCCACCGTTTCTTGAACAGAACCGAGATGCGGACGCTCGGCTCGGAATGCAACGGGCTGGTGTCGGCGGTGAGCTGCTCGGACACGCCGGCACCTTCGCTGTTGCTGAGCGCGCTGCAGCTTGAGTGGTGGGTGCTCGGGCCGTGCGGCTGCTCGCCCCACGCCAACTGCACCCGGGTCACCACGCCGGCTGAGAAGGACGCGTTCCGGTGCGAGTGCCTCGAGGGGTTCGAAGGCGACGGCTTCGCCCATGGCGCCGGTTGCCGGAGAG TTCCCAAGTGCAATCCTTCAAAATACCTACCAGGAATATGTGGCAAGACGGTCCAAATCGCCCTTCTCATGGCAG GAATCATTTTTGGTGGCATGGTGACGGGAGTGACCTGCCTGGTGTACCACCTGCTGAAGCGCCGGTCCGCGTCGATCCGGTCAAAGCGCAGCACGAAGCAGCTCCTGTCGGAGGCCTCCTGCGCGGTGCCCTTCTACTCGTACCGCGAGATCGAGCGCGCCACCAGCGGCTTCTCCGAGGACCAGCGCCTGGGCACGGGCGCCTACGGCACGGTATACGCGGGGCGGCTCAGCGACAACCGGCTCGTGGCCGTGAAGCGGATCAAGCAGCGGGACAACGCCGGGCTGGACGGCGTCATGAACGAGGTGAAGCTGGTGTCTTGCGTGAGCCACAGCAACCTGGTCCGCCTCCTCGGCTGCTGCATCGAGCAGGGGCAGCAGATCCTCGTGTATGAGTTCATGCCCAACGGCACGCTGGCGGAGCACCTGCAGCGGGAGCGCGGCCCCGCCGCCATGCCGTGGACGGTCCGCCTCCGCATCGCCGCCGAGACGGCCAAGGCCATCGCGTACCTGCACTCGGAGGTGCACCCGCCCATCTACCACCGCGACATCAAGTCCAGCAACATCCTGCTCGACTACGAGTACAACTCCAAGGTCGCCGACTTCGGGCTCTCGCGGATGGGCAAGACGTCCCTGGACTCCTCGCACATCTCCACAGCGCCGCAGGGGACGCCGGGGTACGTCGACCCGCAGTACCACCAGAACTTCCACCTCTCCGACAAGagcgacgtgtacagcttcggcgtCGTGCTCGTGGAGATCATCACCGCCATGAAGGCCGTCGACTTCACCAGGGTGCCCAGCGAGGTCATCCTGGCGCAGTTCGCCGTCGACAGGATCGGCAGGGGCTGCGTCGACGACATCGTCGACCCATACCTGGACCCGCACAGGGACGCGTGGACGCTCTCGTCCATCCACAAGGTGGCCGAGCTGGCGTTCCGGTGCCTGGCGTTCCACAGCGAGATGAGGCCGTCCATGGCCGAGGTCGCCGATGAGCTGGAGCAGATACAGCTCAGCGGATGGGCGCCGTCCGCGGACAACGCGTTCATGTCCACGACGTCGTCGTTCTGCTCCTCGGCACTGTCGACGAGCGGTACGGACAGGTCCTGCGGGACCGGCAGAAGCCGGAcggaggcggcagcggccgc cgCGGTGAATGCGGTGGTCGCGCAAGAGACGACGAAGGGCGCAGTGGAGTCTCCTGTGTCAGTGCAGGAGAGGTGGTTCAACGAGAGGACCTCCCCTTCCTCCAATAGCTTGCTGGGCAATTGCGCCCTGCACTGA
- the LOC133916605 gene encoding conserved oligomeric Golgi complex subunit 6-like, with amino-acid sequence MASALAPGVSRKLKKVLETRTDSPDLLASLGALSTFYIQNTPQARRNLKSSIEQRALAINRHFLDASLPAHKALDRVEGEVHALNDSWKKIEEALSSCSASTGDIISTTERLQQELEVITQRQEIVSCFLQDYQLSNEEINALREEEIDEKFFKALLHVQEIHSNCKVLLRTHHQRAGLELMDMMSVYQEGAYERLCRWVQAECKKLGDSDNPEVSELLKRAVRCLKERPVLFKYCAEEVANMRHHALFRRFISTLTRGGPGGFPRPIEVHAHDPLRYVGEMLGWLHQALASERELIVVLLDPDAMTDSGPTTPRHSGRDGDSSRGESDVTFVLDRVFEGACRPFKVRVEQVLQSQPSLIVSFKLSNTLEFYGYTISELLGGDTALCNTIWSLRDAAQQTFFNILKSRGDKLLRYPPLVAVDLSPPPAVREGISLLLELIDTYNSMMVPASGKRPNFDPVISALLDPIIQMCEQAAEAQKSKGSLARRGRTSSDPSGNSRDSISVDAILSKNLSALVLSAESLSKVYLINCLSAIQEPLMGQEVAARYANNLRSMIEAYICALVDKEVDSILRKCELSNKMPYIKDYDSKVDARPLADVVETSPQMLLDCLKAFYGLVTGTEGSLPEFEQLQVPRLRSDACYGLARALAEIYELIYKAVMDPKNCYPDPRSLVKHSPEQIRTILEI; translated from the exons ATGGCGTCGGCGCTGGCGCCGGGAGTGTCCCGGAAGCTGAAGAAGGTGCTGGAGACGCGGACGGACAGCCCAGATCTGCTGGCCTCGCTGGGCGCGCTCTCCACCTTCTACATCCAAAACACGCCGCAGGCGCGCCGCAACCTCAAGTCCTCCATCGAGCAGCGCGCGCTCGCCATCAACCGCCACTTCCTCGACGCCTCCCTCCCCGCCCACAAG GCGTTGGATCGCGTCGAGGGGGAGGTGCATGCACTGAACGACTCCTGGAAGAA GATCGAGGAAGCGTTGAGCAGTTGTAGTGCAAGTACCGGTGATATCATTAGTACAACAGAGAGGTTGCAACAAGAACTTGAGGTTATCACTCAGCGGCAAGAAATTGTGTCATGTTTCCTGCAGGATTACCAACTTTCAAATGAAGAG ATAAATGCACTGCGGGAAGAAGAGATAGATGAGAAATTCTTCAAGGCACTGCTGCATGTCCAAGAAATACACTCTAACTGCAAGGTCCTGCTGCGAACACACCACCAG CGTGCTGGTTTGGAACTTATGGATATGATGTCTGTGTACCAAGAAGGGGCTTATGAAAGATTATGCAG GTGGGTTCAAGCTGAATGTAAAAAATTAGGTGATAGTGACAATCCTGAAGTAAGTGAACTTTTGAAAAGGGCTGTTCGCTGCTTGAAGGAAAGACCTGTTCTATTCAAGTATTGTGCAGAAGAG GTTGCCAACATGAGACACCATGCCTTATTCAGGCGGTTTATAAGTACTCTTACTAGAGGTGGACCTGGAGGGTTCCCAAGACCAATAGAAGTGCATGCTCATGATCCTCTTCGTTATGTAGGAGAAATGCTGGGTTGGCTACATCAG GCACTGGCATCTGAAAGAGAGCTTATAGTCGTCTTGCTTGATCCTGATGCAATGACTGACAGCGGTCCAACTACTCCTCGTCATTCTGGAAGAGATGGTGATTCCTCCAGAGGAGAGTCTGATGTAACTTTTGTGCTTGATAGAGTATTTGAAGGGGCATGTCGGCCATTTAAAGTTCGAGTTGAGCAAGTTTTGCAGTCACAACCAAGCCTGATAGTTTCTTTCAAACTTAGCAATACCTTGGAATTCTATGGCTACACA ATATCAGAACTGTTGGGTGGGGACACCGCATTGTGCAATACAATATGGTCACTAAGAGATGCAGCACAGCAGACATTCTTCAATATCCTGAAGAGTCGGGGAGATAAGTTACTGCGATATCCTCCACTCGTTGCAGTGGACCTCTCTCCCCCACCAGCTGTAAGAGAAGGGATTTCTTTGCTACTTGAGCTTATAGATACCTACAATAGCATGATGGTTCCTGCCTCTGGGAAAAGACCAAACTTTGATCCTGTCATTTCTGCATTACTGGATCCTATAATTCAG ATGTGTGAGCAAGCTGCAGAGGCGCAAAAGTCAAAAGGTTCACTTGCACGCCGTGGTAGAACTAGCTCTGATCCTAGTGGAAATAGCAGAGATTCTATATCAGTTGATGCTATTCTGTCAAAGAATTTATCTGCATTGGTTCTG AGCGCCGAATCTTTGTCCAAGGTCTACCTCATCAACTGCTTATCAGCTATTCAGGAACCATTGATGGGCCAGGAGGTTGCTGCAAGATATGCAAACAACCTGCGTTCTATGATTGAAGCATATATCTGTGCCCTTGTAGATAAAGAAGTTGACAGCATTCTTAGGAAATGTGAACTGTCAAATAAGATGCCATACATAAAGGACTATGACAGCAAGGTTGATGCAAGACCTCTGGCAGATGTTGTCGAGACATCGCCACAAATGCTTCTGGACTGCCTGAAGGCATTCTATGGCCTTGTGACTGGAACAGAAGGTTCCTTGCCTGAATTTGAGCAACTGCAGGTTCCAAGGTTACGTTCAGATGCGTGCTATGGTTTGGCAAGAGCTCTAGCAGAAATTTATGAGCTCATTTATAAGGCAGTGATGGATCCAAAGAACTGTTATCCTGACCCGAGGTCGTTGGTTAAGCACTCACCTGAGCAGATAAGAACTATACTGGAAATCTGA
- the LOC133916604 gene encoding nuclear pore complex protein NUP133-like, giving the protein MFSPAIRKPHLHRREREETSSSPRPPGPAHTPSTRGSAVLDRPATGTPAPWTSSSLLARISTSKRTDRAGDSDQIQPVHVAEFPQVVRNAQASLLQKIFSGKNMLAGGIDKDTSLAWMICGNELFIWSYLASVAKDCLVLEVPSSLIGNKDAKSLSGFQWAVCIMRWHSSGAPTRNTEEILHRRSSTGVILCNKRAQAIAYWPDIYDESTRSPVPFGYGEASASDGASDCFRFNSIIASAVPGGIHECIAIASEPAGALWLFQCSPAGIHQRKVHSDTLGDSGAEHSQKSNGGRSLAWLPSNVSSESADRKFFLLANHEVQCWSISLLHGINVKKMWSQQIVGTDGDVSIKKDIAGQKNIWILDMQIDEHGKEFSILVATFCKDRVSGSNYTQYSLLTMLFKPNKKFSSEDNVVKSEKFLEKKAPSQVIIPKARVEDEESLFSVRLKTGGKPSGSVIILSGDGTATVAIYWRGSTRLYQFDLPWDAGKVLDASVIPSAEDRDEGAWVVLTEKAGVWAIPEKAVLVGGVEPPERSLSRKGSCNEAVAEEKRRTQVFSASVVPRRASSEAWSAGERQRPALTGITQQAVVDEESEMLLNRLFHDFIIFGAGNEALQKLRAAGAFEKEGEMNIFVRMSKSIVNSLAKHWTTTREAEFLASTIVSSLVEKQQKHEKFLQFLVLSKCHEELASKQRAAMLTIMEHGEKLSGMIQLRELQNTLSQERSGTHLSPQSKTQTTGALWNLIQLVGEKARRNTVLLMDRDNAEVFYSRVSDIEDLFYCLSHQLQYIINREEHPSVQMQHTLELSNACITLVQAALCYREEHKEWYPSPEGLVTWNSHPVIRSGIWSVAFFIMELLRESGAADMSMKSNLWSQLEGLTDILLEAYIGLLTAKFERGEEHGVLVQEYCERRDELLGSLYNLAKQIVEAKYQESREGTSNLDLKESIFREVISPILATAKRHEGYQTLWQICYDLSDTGLLRSLMHDSVGPHGGFSFFIFKELVNNRHYAKLLRLGEEFQEELGSFLKERSDLLWLHEIFLNQFSSASETLHMYALRGSPEEDANLTTSRKPLSFVERRRLLYLSKIAATAGKDIDYEVKVARIEADMQILKLQEEIVQHDPLYAQGKYTNKLLDPSELVEMCLNRDRELSLKAFEVFASKASFRSSNRGLLEACWMNAANQDDWVKLSEASTSEGWSDEVIQESLQGTVLFNASRLCYSPDAVMYGGTFEDVLPVKKEDVHLRGLESKCFSVEEVLMQHKDFPDAGKLMMTAVIMGKELSYAAAEPVDLDS; this is encoded by the exons ATGTTCTCGCCGGCGATCAGGAAGCCCCACCTCCACCGCAGGGAAAGGGAGGAGACGTCTTCTTCACCTCGTCCTCCAGGTCCCGCCCATACCCCGTCGACTCGTGGATCCGCCGTCCTCGACCGCCCCGCCACCGGCACTCCGGCCCCAtggacctcctcctccctcctcgccag AATTTCGACATCGAAGCGAACTGACAGGGCTGGTGATTCGGACCAGATCCAACCGGTGCACGTAGCAGAGTTTCCCCAAGTCGTTCGGAATGCCCAAGCCAGCCTTCTACAGAAGATTTTTTCTG GCAAGAACATGCTTGCTGGTGGCATTGATAAAGACACATCCCTTGCATGGATGATATGTGGGAATGAACTTTTTATCTGGAGCTACTTGGCTTCTGTTGCAAAAGACTGTCTTGTACTTGAGGTTCCATCTTCTCTTATTGGAAACAAGGATGCGAAATCCCTCTCTGGCTTTCAGTGGGCAGTTTGCATAATGAGATGGCACAGTAGTGGTGCACCTACAAGGAACACTGAAGAGATATTGCATCGAAGAAGTTCGACTGGTGTTATCCTCTGCAACAAAAGAGCACAAGCTATTGCCTATTGGCCTGACATATATGATGAAAGTACTAGGAGTCCAGTTCCCTTTGGTTATGGTGAGGCATCTGCAAGTGATGGTGCATCAGATTGTTTCAGGTTCAACTCCATTATCGCGTCTGCAGTTCCAGGAGGTATTCATGAATGTATTGCAATAGCATCTGAGCCTGCAGGTGCATTATGGTTATTCCAGTGTTCACCGGCAGGGATTCATCAAAGAAAAGTTCATAGTGATACATTAGGAGATAGTGGTGCTGAGCATTCCCAGAAAAGTAATGGTGGAAGGTCCTTGGCTTGGCTACCAAGTAATGTATCATCTGAGTCTGCTGACCGAAAGTTCTTTTTGTTGGCTAACCATGAGGTACAATGTTGGAGTATTTCACTCTTGCATGGCATCAATGTAAAAAAAATGTGGTCTCAGCAAATTGTTGGTACTGATGGCGATGTGAGCATAAAGAAAGATATAGCTGGGCAGAAGAATATATGGATTTTGGACATGCAGATAGATGAGCATGGAAAGGAATTTAGCATCCTTGTTGCTACATTTTGTAAAGATCGGGTGAGTgggtcaaactacactcagtaTTCTCTTTTGACAATGCTGTTCAAACCTAACAAGAAGTTTTCATCTGAAGATAATGTGGTTAAAAGTGAAAAGTTTTTGGAGAAAAAAGCTCCTTCCCAGGTGATAATCCCTAAGGCTAGAGTAGAGGACGAAGAATCCTTGTTCTCCGTGAGGCTAAAAACTGGTGGTAAACCTTCTGGTTCTGTAATCATCCTCTCAGGTGATGGAACAGCAACAGTGGCCATATATTGGAGAGGTTCTACCCGACTTTATCAGTTCGATCTGCCTTGGGATGCTGGAAAGGTCTTAGATGCTTCCGTTATTCCATCTGCTGAGGACAGAGATGAAGGCGCTTGGGTTGTTCTAACAGAAAAGGCAGGAGTCTGGGCAATACCTGAAAAGGCTGTATTAGTTGGTGGGGTTGAACCACCAGAGCGCAGCTTATCACGAAAAGGTAGTTGTAATGAAGCAGTTGctgaagagaaaagaagaactCAGGTCTTCAGTGCCAGTGTTGTTCCCAGAAGAGCTAGCTCTGAGGCTTGGAGTGCTGGAGAGAGGCAAAGGCCTGCATTAACTGGCATAACTCAGCAAGCTGTGGTTGATGAAGAATCTGAAATGCTACTGAACCGGTTATTTCATGATTTTATTATCTTTGGTGCAGGTAATGAGGCACTTCAAAAGCTTAGAGCAGCAGGAGCATTTGAGAAAGAGGGTGAGATGAACATTTTTGTTCGGATGAGCAAATCCATTGTAAACTCATTAGCTAAACACTGGACAACAACTAGAGAAGCTGAATTTCTTGCCTCGACAATTGTTTCATCTCTTGTTGAGAAGCAGCAAAAACATGAGAAATTCCTTCAGTTTCTTGTTTTGTCAAAGTGCCATGAAGAACTCGCTTCAAAGCAAA GAGCTGCAATGCTAACTATCATGGAGCATGGAGAAAAGCTGTCTGGAATGATACAGCTTAGGGAATTACAAAACACTCTTAGCCAGGAACGCTCAGGCACACATTTATCACCTCAGTCAAAAACCCAAACTACAGGTGCCCTTTGGAACCTCATTCAATTGGTTGGTGAGAAAGCTCGAAGAAACACTGTTCTCTTAATGGATCGTGATAATGCTGAAGTGTTCTACAGTAGAGTTTCTGATATAGAGGATCTGTTTTATTGCTTATCTCATCAGCTTCAATACATTATTAATAGAGAGGAACACCCTTCTGTTCAGATGCAACACACACTTGAGTTATCAAATGCTTGTATCACCTTAGTTCAGGCAGCATTGTGCTACAGGGAGGAGCACAAGGAGTGGTATCCTTCTCCTGAAGGACTGGTAACATGGAATAGCCACCCAGTCATACGTTCTGGAATCTGGAGTGTAGCATTCTTCATTATGGAGCTTTTGAGAGAATCAGGAGCTGCAGACATGTCAATGAAGTCCAATCTATGGTCTCAGCTGGAAGGGCTCACAGATATTCTATTGGAGGCATATATAGGTCTTTTAACTGCCAAATTTGAACGTGGGGAGGAACATGGTGTGCTAGTCCAAGAATATTGTGAACGGAGAGATGAACTTCTTGGATCCCTCTACAACCTTGCAAAACAAATAGTGGAGGCCAAATATCAG GAGTCAAGAGAAGGTACCAGCAATCTGGATCTGAAAGAATCCATATTTAGAGAGGTTATTTCTCCTATTTTGGCAACAGCCAAACgacatgaagggtaccaaacaTTGTGGCAGATTTGCTATGATCTCAGCGATACAGGTCTCCTCCGTAGTCTTATG CATGATAGTGTGGGACCTCATGGGGGATTCAGTTTCTTCATTTTTAAAGAGCTAGTCAACAACCGACATTACGCTAAGCTGTTAAGGTTGGGTGAAGAATTCCAGGAAGAGTTAGGCAGTTTTCTGAAAGAGCGAAGTGATCTTCTGTGGCTTCATGAGATATTCTTAAACCAGTTCTCATCTGCTTCTGAGACACTTCATATGTATGCTCTGCGTGGTAGTCCTGAGGAAGATGCTAACCTCACAACCAGCAGAAAGCCGCTGTCCTTTGTTGAAAGAAGACGTCTTCTGTATCTCTCTAAAATTGCTGCAACAGCAG GTAAAGATATTGATTACGAAGTGAAGGTTGCGCGGATAGAAGCAGACATGCAGATTCTAAAACTGCAG GAAGAGATTGTCCAGCATGATCCATTATATGCACAAGGCAAATATACAAACAAGCTACTTGATCCATCAGAACTGGTTGAGATGTGCCTGAATAGAGACCGGGAGCTCTCTCTTAAAGCTTTTGAAGTATTTGCTTCAAAAGCCTCATTCCGAAGCTCCAATAGAGGCCTTCTAGAGGCATGCTGGATGAATGCAGCCAACCAGGATGACTGGGTGAAGCTTTCAGAGGCATCCACGTCAGAAGGTTGGAGTGACGAAGTCATCCAAGAATCTCTTCAAGGAACTGTCCTTTTCAACGCTTCCAGGCTGTGTTATAGCCCAGATGCAGTGATGTATGGCGGTACTTTTGAGGATGTGCTGCCTGTGAAGAAAGAGGATGTACACCTGAGAGGTTTGGAGAGCAAATGCTTCTCAGTGGAGGAAGTGCTGATGCAGCACAAGGATTTTCCAGATGCCGGTAAATTGATGATGACCGCAGTGATAATGGGCAAAGAGCTCTCTTATGCAGCTGCAGAACCTGTGGACTTGGATTCATGA
- the LOC133916606 gene encoding peroxisomal nicotinamide adenine dinucleotide carrier-like yields the protein MSSAVVNGLAGAGGGIIAQIITYPLQTVNTRQQTERSAKKRKAGSGATNTSTLFQLLQLIQTEGWGGLYSGLKPSLAGTAASQGIYYYFYQLLKNKIEDVAVARGKKGLGDGTVGMLSWLGIAAVAGSINVLLTNPIWVLVTRMQTHTQAERKILESKRELLLREVSRGNSLEVSILKDRLAKLESEKPRPYGTFQAIREVYHESGIRGFWKGLVPTLIMVCNPSIQFMIYETLAKRLQSKRSGNQLPKNNLAAMEVFLLGAIAKLGATVVTYPLLVVKSRLQAKQEIGRNVMSRYTGTIDAILKMVRYEGLHGFYKGMGTKIVQSVFAASVLFMVKEELVKLAVILVARSRTMLITTSKKP from the exons ATGTCGAGCGCGGTGGTGAACGGCCTGgccggcgctggcggcggcaTCATCGCCCAGATCATCACCTACCCCCTGCAAACC GTGAACACCCGGCAGCAGACGGAGAGGTCAGCGAAGAAAAGGAAGGCCGGGAGCGGCGCTACGAACACCTCCACACTCTTCCAATTGCTCCAG CTGATCCAAACGGAAGGGTGGGGTGGGTTGTACAGCGGCCTCAAGCCCTCTCTCGCTGGCACTGCTGCGTCGCAG GGAATCTATTACTACTTCTACCAGCTTCTCAAGAACAAAATAGAAGACGTAGCAGTTGCTCGTGGTAAGAAGGGCCTTGGGGATGGTACTGTAGGGATGCTCTCCTGGCTTGGTATTGCAGCTGTTGCTGG GTCAATCAATGTCCTTCTTACCAATCCAATATGGGTTCTCGTGACACGTATGCAG ACACACACACAAGCAGAAAGGAAGATCTTAGAGTCTAAGAGGGAGCTTTTGCTGAGAGAAGTATCTAGGGGCAACTCATTGGAGGTTTCAATTCTGAAGGATAGGTTGGCTAAACTGGAGTCTGAAAAACCTCGTCCATATGGTACATTTCAAGCG ATCCGGGaggtctatcatgaatcaggcATAAGAGGATTTTGGAAAGGACTTGTTCCAACATTAATCATG GTATGCAATCCATCAATTCAGTTTATGATATATGAAACATTGGCAAAGCGTCTCCAGTCCAAGCGTTCTGGAAATCAACTACCTAAAAACAACCTCGCTGCTATGGAG GTATTCTTATTGGGCGCAATAGCAAAACTGGGAGCTACTGTTGTCACTTATCCATTGCTAGTCGTCAAG TCTAGGTTGCAAGCAAAACAAGAAATTGGCAGGAATGTGATGTCCAGATACACAG GTACAATAGATGCGATACTAAAGATGGTCCGCTACGAAGGATTGCATGGATTTTACAAAGGAATGGGCACAAAGATTGTACAGAGTGTATTTGCCGCCTCGGTTCTCTTTATGGTAAAAGAGGAGTTGGTTAAGTTAGCAGTGATTTTAGTTGCCAGGAGTAGGACTATGCTTATTACTACGTCCAAGAAACCATAA